The proteins below are encoded in one region of Nocardioides marmorisolisilvae:
- a CDS encoding saccharopine dehydrogenase family protein, giving the protein MVDRDLDIVLLGATGFTGGLTAEYLAVHAPAGCRWGLAGRSIPKLEEVRARLARIDPTCADLPLVQADAGDPTSLRALAESTRVVISTVGPYLLYGEPLVRACAEAGTDYVDLTGEPEFVDRMYLAHHDTAVASGARLVHACGFDSIPHDLGAFFTVQQLPDDRPIALRGVVRSNATFSGGTFHSAMTAFSRAGQMRQAMADRRRQEPRPDGRRARPVAGKPGRDRQLGYWLLPLPTIDPFIVARSGAALASYGPDFRYSHYAGLKTLRYTVGGAAGAATLAAAAQVPPVRNALLKRIQPGQGPSERRRAKSWFTVDFVGQADGEQVRTRVSGGDPGYTETAKMLAESALCLAFDANPPTAGQVTTAVAMGDNLLGRLQKAGITFEVVGH; this is encoded by the coding sequence CCGCGATCTCGACATCGTCCTGCTCGGCGCAACCGGCTTCACCGGCGGCCTGACGGCGGAGTATCTCGCCGTCCATGCGCCCGCCGGCTGTCGCTGGGGGCTGGCCGGCCGAAGCATCCCCAAGCTGGAGGAGGTCCGGGCGCGCCTCGCGCGCATCGACCCGACCTGTGCCGACCTTCCGCTGGTGCAGGCCGACGCGGGCGACCCGACCTCCCTGCGCGCCCTCGCGGAGTCCACGCGCGTGGTGATCAGCACGGTCGGGCCCTATCTGCTGTACGGCGAGCCGCTGGTGCGTGCCTGCGCCGAGGCGGGCACCGACTACGTCGACCTGACCGGTGAGCCGGAGTTCGTCGACCGGATGTACCTCGCGCACCACGACACCGCGGTCGCCTCGGGTGCACGGCTGGTGCACGCCTGCGGCTTCGACTCGATCCCGCACGACCTCGGGGCCTTCTTCACGGTGCAGCAGCTGCCCGACGACCGCCCGATCGCGCTGCGCGGCGTCGTGCGCTCCAACGCGACCTTCTCCGGCGGCACCTTCCACTCCGCGATGACGGCGTTCTCGCGGGCCGGGCAGATGCGCCAGGCCATGGCCGACCGTCGCCGTCAAGAGCCCCGACCGGACGGGCGCCGGGCCCGGCCGGTCGCCGGGAAGCCCGGCCGGGACAGGCAGTTGGGCTACTGGTTGCTGCCGCTGCCGACGATCGACCCGTTCATCGTCGCGCGGTCGGGCGCCGCGCTGGCGTCGTACGGCCCGGACTTCCGCTACTCCCACTACGCGGGCCTGAAGACGCTGCGCTACACCGTCGGCGGCGCGGCGGGCGCCGCGACCCTGGCCGCGGCCGCGCAGGTGCCGCCGGTCCGCAACGCACTGCTCAAGCGGATCCAGCCCGGCCAGGGCCCGTCGGAGCGACGGCGCGCGAAGTCCTGGTTCACCGTCGACTTCGTCGGTCAGGCAGACGGGGAGCAGGTGCGCACCCGGGTGTCCGGTGGCGACCCGGGCTACACCGAGACCGCCAAGATGCTGGCGGAATCGGCCCTGTGCCTGGCATTCGACGCCAATCCGCCGACGGCCGGCCAGGTGACGACCGCGGTGGCGATGGGCGACAACCTGCTGGGCAGGCTGCAGAAG